The Coregonus clupeaformis isolate EN_2021a chromosome 6, ASM2061545v1, whole genome shotgun sequence genome has a segment encoding these proteins:
- the LOC121567988 gene encoding neural cell adhesion molecule 1 isoform X10 — MLHAKDILLALLLVGSTVCLEVEITPTQGEISVGESKFFLCEVVGVAKEIDWYSPSGERIEPNKPEITVTRNDESSSTLTLYKAGVDSAGTYKCLATNGDQSAEATVNVKFFQRITFKNAPSPQEFNGGDNANIVCDVISSPPPTIIWKHKGAKIQMEKDVRFKILPNNHLQIRGIKKTDEGSYTCEGRLMARGEIDLKIIRVIVNVLPTIRVWQSEVNATAGVGQSAMLTCAADGYPEPMVTWARASVLLESGEKYSFNEDGSEMTIMEVAKLDEGEYTCIAKNKAGESEQELSLRVFVKPKITFLLNQSTSEMEEQVTLTCEASGDPTPTINWSFGLRPFTEGEQSLDGNIVVRSDARVSSLTLKYAKFTDAGQYLCSARNAIGVDSQPAYLEVRYAPKIQGSVTVYTWEGNAANISCEVLAHPSDVSMLWLRDGFQLPNANVTKAKVFQSPTASYLEVTPVSENDFGSYNCTASNEMGTGSKEFLLIQADVPSAPSLREVEPFSSSARVEFQGPDATGGVPVLRYRAEWKTVGMGSWVQRVYEVHGGALSEVTITGLKPGTNYLVKMSAINGKGEGETSPAVVFKTEPVREPEPPKLEGTLQTKGNSLKVNWFKQDDGGSPITHYLVRYKPKHQADWKPEIRLPSGSEYVVLSGLEWNTEYDVFVVAENQQGKSQPGTLTFRTSPEPAAIPATQCCSSVTYTLISLILSIVAVLLLS, encoded by the exons AAAGGAGATTGACTGGTACTCGCCGAGCGGGGAGAGGATAGAGCCCAACAAACCAGAGATCACCGTAACCCGAAACGACGAGTCCTCGTCCACCCTCACGCTCTACAAGGCCGGGGTGGACAGCGCTGGGACCTACAAGTGTCTGGCCACCAATGGAGACCAGTCAGCAGAAGCCACCGTCAACGTCAAGTTCTTCC AAAGGATCACCTTCAAGAACGCCCCCTCCCCCCAAGAGTTCAATGGAGGGGACAACGCCAACATCGTGTGTGACGTCATCAGCTCCCCTCCACCCACCATCATCTGGAAACACAAAGGAGCTAAGATTCAGATGGAGAAGGATG TCCGCTTTAAGATCCTGCCCAACAACCACCTGCAGATCCGAGGCATCAAGAAGACAGACGAGGGGTCGTACACCTGTGAGGGCCGCCTCATGGCCCGGGGAGAGATCGACCTGAAGATCATCAGGGTCATCGTCAACG tgctCCCTACCATCCGGGTGTGGCAGTCTGAGGTGAATGCCACAGCAGGCGTGGGCCAGTCTGCCATGTTGACCTGTGCGGCTGATGGATACCCAGAGCCCATGGTGACCTGGGCACG GGCCAGTGTTCTTCTGGAGTCAGGAGAGAAGTACAGCTTTAATGAGGACGGTTCAGAGATGACCATCATGGAGGTGGCCAAGCTGGATGAGGGAGAGTACACCTGCATCGCTAAGAACAAGGCTGGGGAGAGCGAACAGGAACTCAGCCTCAGAGTGTTTG TGAAACCTAAGATCACCTTCCTGCTGAACCAGAGCACGTCTGAGATGGAGGAGCAGGTGACTCTGACCTGTGAAGCGTCAGGGGACCCCACCCCCACCATCAACTGGAGCTTCGGCCTGCGTCCCTTCACTGAGGGAGAGCAG AGTCTGGATGGGAACATCGTAGTGAGGAGTGATGCTCGTGTGTCCTCCCTCACGCTGAAGTACGCCAAGTTCACCGACGCTGGCCAGTACCTCTGCTCTGCACGCAACGCCATCGGAGTGGATTCTCAACCCGCCTACCTGGAAGTCCGCT ATGCCCCTAAGATCCAGGGCTCAGTGACAGTGTATACCTGGGAGGGAAATGCAGCTAACATCAGCTGTGAGGTCCTGGCCCACCCCAGTGACGTGTCCATGCTGTGGCTAAGGGACGGGTTTCAGCTTCCCAATGCTAACGTCACCAAAGCCAAGGTTTTCCAGAGCCCCACAGCCAGCTACCTGGAG GTCACCCCAGTGTCTGAGAATGACTTTGGGAGCTACAACTGTACTGCTTCCAATGAGATGGGCACAGGATCCAAGGAGTTCCTCCTCATTCAGGCTG atgTCCCGTCAGCCCCGTCCCTCAGGGAGGTGGAGCCGTTCTCCAGCTCAGCCAGGGTGGAGTTCCAGGGGCCTGACGCCACCGGGGGTGTACCCGTCCTCAGGTACCGGGCCGAGTGGAAGACTGTGGGCATGGGCAGCTGGGTGCAGAGGGTCTATGAGGTCCATGGAG GAGCTCTGAGTGAGGTAACCATCACAGGCCTGAAGCCTGGGACCAACTATTTGGTGAAGATGTCAGCCATCAATGGCAAGGGAGAGGGTGAAACTAGCCCCGCTGTGGTCTTCAAGACAGAGCCTGTCC GGGAACCTGAACCGCCTAAGCTGGAGGGAACACTCCAAACCAAAGGCAACTCCCTCAAAGTCAACTGGTTCAAGCAGGACGATGGAGGCTCACCAATCACACACTACCTAGTCCGCTATAAACCA AAGCATCAGGCCGACTGGAAGCCAGAGATCCGGCTGCCCAGTGGCAGTGAGTATGTGGTTCTGAGCGGACTGGAGTGGAACACGGAGTACGATGTGTTTGTGgtggcagagaaccagcaggggaaGTCCCAACCTGGAACCCTGACGTTCAGAACCTCTCCAGAACCCGCTGCCATCCCAG CGACCCAGTGCTGTTCGTCTGTGACATACACTCTGATCTCCCTCATCCTGTCCATAGTAGCTGTGTTGCTGCTCTCATAG
- the LOC121567988 gene encoding neural cell adhesion molecule 1 isoform X6 has protein sequence MLHAKDILLALLLVGSTVCLEVEITPTQGEISVGESKFFLCEVVGVAKEIDWYSPSGERIEPNKPEITVTRNDESSSTLTLYKAGVDSAGTYKCLATNGDQSAEATVNVKFFQRITFKNAPSPQEFNGGDNANIVCDVISSPPPTIIWKHKGAKIQMEKDVRFKILPNNHLQIRGIKKTDEGSYTCEGRLMARGEIDLKIIRVIVNVLPTIRVWQSEVNATAGVGQSAMLTCAADGYPEPMVTWARASVLLESGEKYSFNEDGSEMTIMEVAKLDEGEYTCIAKNKAGESEQELSLRVFVKPKITFLLNQSTSEMEEQVTLTCEASGDPTPTINWSFGLRPFTEGEQAHLNRIYQASWTRPEQHKSLDGNIVVRSDARVSSLTLKYAKFTDAGQYLCSARNAIGVDSQPAYLEVRYAPKIQGSVTVYTWEGNAANISCEVLAHPSDVSMLWLRDGFQLPNANVTKAKVFQSPTASYLEVTPVSENDFGSYNCTASNEMGTGSKEFLLIQADVPSAPSLREVEPFSSSARVEFQGPDATGGVPVLRYRAEWKTVGMGSWVQRVYEVHGGALSEVTITGLKPGTNYLVKMSAINGKGEGETSPAVVFKTEPVRYSYANGIFHFFTEDSEGEPEPPKLEGTLQTKGNSLKVNWFKQDDGGSPITHYLVRYKPKHQADWKPEIRLPSGSEYVVLSGLEWNTEYDVFVVAENQQGKSQPGTLTFRTSPEPAAIPATQCCSSVTYTLISLILSIVAVLLLS, from the exons AAAGGAGATTGACTGGTACTCGCCGAGCGGGGAGAGGATAGAGCCCAACAAACCAGAGATCACCGTAACCCGAAACGACGAGTCCTCGTCCACCCTCACGCTCTACAAGGCCGGGGTGGACAGCGCTGGGACCTACAAGTGTCTGGCCACCAATGGAGACCAGTCAGCAGAAGCCACCGTCAACGTCAAGTTCTTCC AAAGGATCACCTTCAAGAACGCCCCCTCCCCCCAAGAGTTCAATGGAGGGGACAACGCCAACATCGTGTGTGACGTCATCAGCTCCCCTCCACCCACCATCATCTGGAAACACAAAGGAGCTAAGATTCAGATGGAGAAGGATG TCCGCTTTAAGATCCTGCCCAACAACCACCTGCAGATCCGAGGCATCAAGAAGACAGACGAGGGGTCGTACACCTGTGAGGGCCGCCTCATGGCCCGGGGAGAGATCGACCTGAAGATCATCAGGGTCATCGTCAACG tgctCCCTACCATCCGGGTGTGGCAGTCTGAGGTGAATGCCACAGCAGGCGTGGGCCAGTCTGCCATGTTGACCTGTGCGGCTGATGGATACCCAGAGCCCATGGTGACCTGGGCACG GGCCAGTGTTCTTCTGGAGTCAGGAGAGAAGTACAGCTTTAATGAGGACGGTTCAGAGATGACCATCATGGAGGTGGCCAAGCTGGATGAGGGAGAGTACACCTGCATCGCTAAGAACAAGGCTGGGGAGAGCGAACAGGAACTCAGCCTCAGAGTGTTTG TGAAACCTAAGATCACCTTCCTGCTGAACCAGAGCACGTCTGAGATGGAGGAGCAGGTGACTCTGACCTGTGAAGCGTCAGGGGACCCCACCCCCACCATCAACTGGAGCTTCGGCCTGCGTCCCTTCACTGAGGGAGAGCAG GCACACCTAAACAGGATCTATCAG GCCTCTTGGACTCGGCCCGAGCAACACAAG AGTCTGGATGGGAACATCGTAGTGAGGAGTGATGCTCGTGTGTCCTCCCTCACGCTGAAGTACGCCAAGTTCACCGACGCTGGCCAGTACCTCTGCTCTGCACGCAACGCCATCGGAGTGGATTCTCAACCCGCCTACCTGGAAGTCCGCT ATGCCCCTAAGATCCAGGGCTCAGTGACAGTGTATACCTGGGAGGGAAATGCAGCTAACATCAGCTGTGAGGTCCTGGCCCACCCCAGTGACGTGTCCATGCTGTGGCTAAGGGACGGGTTTCAGCTTCCCAATGCTAACGTCACCAAAGCCAAGGTTTTCCAGAGCCCCACAGCCAGCTACCTGGAG GTCACCCCAGTGTCTGAGAATGACTTTGGGAGCTACAACTGTACTGCTTCCAATGAGATGGGCACAGGATCCAAGGAGTTCCTCCTCATTCAGGCTG atgTCCCGTCAGCCCCGTCCCTCAGGGAGGTGGAGCCGTTCTCCAGCTCAGCCAGGGTGGAGTTCCAGGGGCCTGACGCCACCGGGGGTGTACCCGTCCTCAGGTACCGGGCCGAGTGGAAGACTGTGGGCATGGGCAGCTGGGTGCAGAGGGTCTATGAGGTCCATGGAG GAGCTCTGAGTGAGGTAACCATCACAGGCCTGAAGCCTGGGACCAACTATTTGGTGAAGATGTCAGCCATCAATGGCAAGGGAGAGGGTGAAACTAGCCCCGCTGTGGTCTTCAAGACAGAGCCTGTCC GTTATTCTTACGCAA ATGGCATTTTTCATTTTTTCACTGAGGACTCAG AAG GGGAACCTGAACCGCCTAAGCTGGAGGGAACACTCCAAACCAAAGGCAACTCCCTCAAAGTCAACTGGTTCAAGCAGGACGATGGAGGCTCACCAATCACACACTACCTAGTCCGCTATAAACCA AAGCATCAGGCCGACTGGAAGCCAGAGATCCGGCTGCCCAGTGGCAGTGAGTATGTGGTTCTGAGCGGACTGGAGTGGAACACGGAGTACGATGTGTTTGTGgtggcagagaaccagcaggggaaGTCCCAACCTGGAACCCTGACGTTCAGAACCTCTCCAGAACCCGCTGCCATCCCAG CGACCCAGTGCTGTTCGTCTGTGACATACACTCTGATCTCCCTCATCCTGTCCATAGTAGCTGTGTTGCTGCTCTCATAG
- the LOC121567988 gene encoding neural cell adhesion molecule 1 isoform X11, translating to MLHAKDILLALLLVGSTVCLEVEITPTQGEISVGESKFFLCEVVGVAKEIDWYSPSGERIEPNKPEITVTRNDESSSTLTLYKAGVDSAGTYKCLATNGDQSAEATVNVKFFQRITFKNAPSPQEFNGGDNANIVCDVISSPPPTIIWKHKGAKIQMEKDVRFKILPNNHLQIRGIKKTDEGSYTCEGRLMARGEIDLKIIRVIVNVLPTIRVWQSEVNATAGVGQSAMLTCAADGYPEPMVTWARASVLLESGEKYSFNEDGSEMTIMEVAKLDEGEYTCIAKNKAGESEQELSLRVFVKPKITFLLNQSTSEMEEQVTLTCEASGDPTPTINWSFGLRPFTEGEQSLDGNIVVRSDARVSSLTLKYAKFTDAGQYLCSARNAIGVDSQPAYLEVRYAPKIQGSVTVYTWEGNAANISCEVLAHPSDVSMLWLRDGFQLPNANVTKAKVFQSPTASYLEVTPVSENDFGSYNCTASNEMGTGSKEFLLIQADVPSAPSLREVEPFSSSARVEFQGPDATGGVPVLRYRAEWKTVGMGSWVQRVYEVHGGALSEVTITGLKPGTNYLVKMSAINGKGEGETSPAVVFKTEPVQGEPEPPKLEGTLQTKGNSLKVNWFKQDDGGSPITHYLVRYKPKHQADWKPEIRLPSGSEYVVLSGLEWNTEYDVFVVAENQQGKSQPGTLTFRTSPEPAAIPATQCCSSVTYTLISLILSIVAVLLLS from the exons AAAGGAGATTGACTGGTACTCGCCGAGCGGGGAGAGGATAGAGCCCAACAAACCAGAGATCACCGTAACCCGAAACGACGAGTCCTCGTCCACCCTCACGCTCTACAAGGCCGGGGTGGACAGCGCTGGGACCTACAAGTGTCTGGCCACCAATGGAGACCAGTCAGCAGAAGCCACCGTCAACGTCAAGTTCTTCC AAAGGATCACCTTCAAGAACGCCCCCTCCCCCCAAGAGTTCAATGGAGGGGACAACGCCAACATCGTGTGTGACGTCATCAGCTCCCCTCCACCCACCATCATCTGGAAACACAAAGGAGCTAAGATTCAGATGGAGAAGGATG TCCGCTTTAAGATCCTGCCCAACAACCACCTGCAGATCCGAGGCATCAAGAAGACAGACGAGGGGTCGTACACCTGTGAGGGCCGCCTCATGGCCCGGGGAGAGATCGACCTGAAGATCATCAGGGTCATCGTCAACG tgctCCCTACCATCCGGGTGTGGCAGTCTGAGGTGAATGCCACAGCAGGCGTGGGCCAGTCTGCCATGTTGACCTGTGCGGCTGATGGATACCCAGAGCCCATGGTGACCTGGGCACG GGCCAGTGTTCTTCTGGAGTCAGGAGAGAAGTACAGCTTTAATGAGGACGGTTCAGAGATGACCATCATGGAGGTGGCCAAGCTGGATGAGGGAGAGTACACCTGCATCGCTAAGAACAAGGCTGGGGAGAGCGAACAGGAACTCAGCCTCAGAGTGTTTG TGAAACCTAAGATCACCTTCCTGCTGAACCAGAGCACGTCTGAGATGGAGGAGCAGGTGACTCTGACCTGTGAAGCGTCAGGGGACCCCACCCCCACCATCAACTGGAGCTTCGGCCTGCGTCCCTTCACTGAGGGAGAGCAG AGTCTGGATGGGAACATCGTAGTGAGGAGTGATGCTCGTGTGTCCTCCCTCACGCTGAAGTACGCCAAGTTCACCGACGCTGGCCAGTACCTCTGCTCTGCACGCAACGCCATCGGAGTGGATTCTCAACCCGCCTACCTGGAAGTCCGCT ATGCCCCTAAGATCCAGGGCTCAGTGACAGTGTATACCTGGGAGGGAAATGCAGCTAACATCAGCTGTGAGGTCCTGGCCCACCCCAGTGACGTGTCCATGCTGTGGCTAAGGGACGGGTTTCAGCTTCCCAATGCTAACGTCACCAAAGCCAAGGTTTTCCAGAGCCCCACAGCCAGCTACCTGGAG GTCACCCCAGTGTCTGAGAATGACTTTGGGAGCTACAACTGTACTGCTTCCAATGAGATGGGCACAGGATCCAAGGAGTTCCTCCTCATTCAGGCTG atgTCCCGTCAGCCCCGTCCCTCAGGGAGGTGGAGCCGTTCTCCAGCTCAGCCAGGGTGGAGTTCCAGGGGCCTGACGCCACCGGGGGTGTACCCGTCCTCAGGTACCGGGCCGAGTGGAAGACTGTGGGCATGGGCAGCTGGGTGCAGAGGGTCTATGAGGTCCATGGAG GAGCTCTGAGTGAGGTAACCATCACAGGCCTGAAGCCTGGGACCAACTATTTGGTGAAGATGTCAGCCATCAATGGCAAGGGAGAGGGTGAAACTAGCCCCGCTGTGGTCTTCAAGACAGAGCCTGTCC AAG GGGAACCTGAACCGCCTAAGCTGGAGGGAACACTCCAAACCAAAGGCAACTCCCTCAAAGTCAACTGGTTCAAGCAGGACGATGGAGGCTCACCAATCACACACTACCTAGTCCGCTATAAACCA AAGCATCAGGCCGACTGGAAGCCAGAGATCCGGCTGCCCAGTGGCAGTGAGTATGTGGTTCTGAGCGGACTGGAGTGGAACACGGAGTACGATGTGTTTGTGgtggcagagaaccagcaggggaaGTCCCAACCTGGAACCCTGACGTTCAGAACCTCTCCAGAACCCGCTGCCATCCCAG CGACCCAGTGCTGTTCGTCTGTGACATACACTCTGATCTCCCTCATCCTGTCCATAGTAGCTGTGTTGCTGCTCTCATAG
- the LOC121567988 gene encoding neural cell adhesion molecule 1 isoform X8, protein MLHAKDILLALLLVGSTVCLEVEITPTQGEISVGESKFFLCEVVGVAKEIDWYSPSGERIEPNKPEITVTRNDESSSTLTLYKAGVDSAGTYKCLATNGDQSAEATVNVKFFQRITFKNAPSPQEFNGGDNANIVCDVISSPPPTIIWKHKGAKIQMEKDVRFKILPNNHLQIRGIKKTDEGSYTCEGRLMARGEIDLKIIRVIVNVLPTIRVWQSEVNATAGVGQSAMLTCAADGYPEPMVTWARASVLLESGEKYSFNEDGSEMTIMEVAKLDEGEYTCIAKNKAGESEQELSLRVFVKPKITFLLNQSTSEMEEQVTLTCEASGDPTPTINWSFGLRPFTEGEQASWTRPEQHKSLDGNIVVRSDARVSSLTLKYAKFTDAGQYLCSARNAIGVDSQPAYLEVRYAPKIQGSVTVYTWEGNAANISCEVLAHPSDVSMLWLRDGFQLPNANVTKAKVFQSPTASYLEVTPVSENDFGSYNCTASNEMGTGSKEFLLIQADVPSAPSLREVEPFSSSARVEFQGPDATGGVPVLRYRAEWKTVGMGSWVQRVYEVHGGALSEVTITGLKPGTNYLVKMSAINGKGEGETSPAVVFKTEPVREPEPPKLEGTLQTKGNSLKVNWFKQDDGGSPITHYLVRYKPKHQADWKPEIRLPSGSEYVVLSGLEWNTEYDVFVVAENQQGKSQPGTLTFRTSPEPAAIPATQCCSSVTYTLISLILSIVAVLLLS, encoded by the exons AAAGGAGATTGACTGGTACTCGCCGAGCGGGGAGAGGATAGAGCCCAACAAACCAGAGATCACCGTAACCCGAAACGACGAGTCCTCGTCCACCCTCACGCTCTACAAGGCCGGGGTGGACAGCGCTGGGACCTACAAGTGTCTGGCCACCAATGGAGACCAGTCAGCAGAAGCCACCGTCAACGTCAAGTTCTTCC AAAGGATCACCTTCAAGAACGCCCCCTCCCCCCAAGAGTTCAATGGAGGGGACAACGCCAACATCGTGTGTGACGTCATCAGCTCCCCTCCACCCACCATCATCTGGAAACACAAAGGAGCTAAGATTCAGATGGAGAAGGATG TCCGCTTTAAGATCCTGCCCAACAACCACCTGCAGATCCGAGGCATCAAGAAGACAGACGAGGGGTCGTACACCTGTGAGGGCCGCCTCATGGCCCGGGGAGAGATCGACCTGAAGATCATCAGGGTCATCGTCAACG tgctCCCTACCATCCGGGTGTGGCAGTCTGAGGTGAATGCCACAGCAGGCGTGGGCCAGTCTGCCATGTTGACCTGTGCGGCTGATGGATACCCAGAGCCCATGGTGACCTGGGCACG GGCCAGTGTTCTTCTGGAGTCAGGAGAGAAGTACAGCTTTAATGAGGACGGTTCAGAGATGACCATCATGGAGGTGGCCAAGCTGGATGAGGGAGAGTACACCTGCATCGCTAAGAACAAGGCTGGGGAGAGCGAACAGGAACTCAGCCTCAGAGTGTTTG TGAAACCTAAGATCACCTTCCTGCTGAACCAGAGCACGTCTGAGATGGAGGAGCAGGTGACTCTGACCTGTGAAGCGTCAGGGGACCCCACCCCCACCATCAACTGGAGCTTCGGCCTGCGTCCCTTCACTGAGGGAGAGCAG GCCTCTTGGACTCGGCCCGAGCAACACAAG AGTCTGGATGGGAACATCGTAGTGAGGAGTGATGCTCGTGTGTCCTCCCTCACGCTGAAGTACGCCAAGTTCACCGACGCTGGCCAGTACCTCTGCTCTGCACGCAACGCCATCGGAGTGGATTCTCAACCCGCCTACCTGGAAGTCCGCT ATGCCCCTAAGATCCAGGGCTCAGTGACAGTGTATACCTGGGAGGGAAATGCAGCTAACATCAGCTGTGAGGTCCTGGCCCACCCCAGTGACGTGTCCATGCTGTGGCTAAGGGACGGGTTTCAGCTTCCCAATGCTAACGTCACCAAAGCCAAGGTTTTCCAGAGCCCCACAGCCAGCTACCTGGAG GTCACCCCAGTGTCTGAGAATGACTTTGGGAGCTACAACTGTACTGCTTCCAATGAGATGGGCACAGGATCCAAGGAGTTCCTCCTCATTCAGGCTG atgTCCCGTCAGCCCCGTCCCTCAGGGAGGTGGAGCCGTTCTCCAGCTCAGCCAGGGTGGAGTTCCAGGGGCCTGACGCCACCGGGGGTGTACCCGTCCTCAGGTACCGGGCCGAGTGGAAGACTGTGGGCATGGGCAGCTGGGTGCAGAGGGTCTATGAGGTCCATGGAG GAGCTCTGAGTGAGGTAACCATCACAGGCCTGAAGCCTGGGACCAACTATTTGGTGAAGATGTCAGCCATCAATGGCAAGGGAGAGGGTGAAACTAGCCCCGCTGTGGTCTTCAAGACAGAGCCTGTCC GGGAACCTGAACCGCCTAAGCTGGAGGGAACACTCCAAACCAAAGGCAACTCCCTCAAAGTCAACTGGTTCAAGCAGGACGATGGAGGCTCACCAATCACACACTACCTAGTCCGCTATAAACCA AAGCATCAGGCCGACTGGAAGCCAGAGATCCGGCTGCCCAGTGGCAGTGAGTATGTGGTTCTGAGCGGACTGGAGTGGAACACGGAGTACGATGTGTTTGTGgtggcagagaaccagcaggggaaGTCCCAACCTGGAACCCTGACGTTCAGAACCTCTCCAGAACCCGCTGCCATCCCAG CGACCCAGTGCTGTTCGTCTGTGACATACACTCTGATCTCCCTCATCCTGTCCATAGTAGCTGTGTTGCTGCTCTCATAG
- the LOC121567988 gene encoding neural cell adhesion molecule 1 isoform X9, whose translation MLHAKDILLALLLVGSTVCLEVEITPTQGEISVGESKFFLCEVVGVAKEIDWYSPSGERIEPNKPEITVTRNDESSSTLTLYKAGVDSAGTYKCLATNGDQSAEATVNVKFFQRITFKNAPSPQEFNGGDNANIVCDVISSPPPTIIWKHKGAKIQMEKDVRFKILPNNHLQIRGIKKTDEGSYTCEGRLMARGEIDLKIIRVIVNVLPTIRVWQSEVNATAGVGQSAMLTCAADGYPEPMVTWARASVLLESGEKYSFNEDGSEMTIMEVAKLDEGEYTCIAKNKAGESEQELSLRVFVKPKITFLLNQSTSEMEEQVTLTCEASGDPTPTINWSFGLRPFTEGEQASWTRPEQHKSLDGNIVVRSDARVSSLTLKYAKFTDAGQYLCSARNAIGVDSQPAYLEVRYAPKIQGSVTVYTWEGNAANISCEVLAHPSDVSMLWLRDGFQLPNANVTKAKVFQSPTASYLEVTPVSENDFGSYNCTASNEMGTGSKEFLLIQADVPSAPSLREVEPFSSSARVEFQGPDATGGVPVLRYRAEWKTVGMGSWVQRVYEVHGGALSEVTITGLKPGTNYLVKMSAINGKGEGETSPAVVFKTEPVRYSYANGIFHFFTEDSEGEPEPPKLEGTLQTKGNSLKVNWFKQDDGGSPITHYLVRYKPKHQADWKPEIRLPSGSEYVVLSGLEWNTEYDVFVVAENQQGKSQPGTLTFRTSPEPAAIPATQCCSSVTYTLISLILSIVAVLLLS comes from the exons AAAGGAGATTGACTGGTACTCGCCGAGCGGGGAGAGGATAGAGCCCAACAAACCAGAGATCACCGTAACCCGAAACGACGAGTCCTCGTCCACCCTCACGCTCTACAAGGCCGGGGTGGACAGCGCTGGGACCTACAAGTGTCTGGCCACCAATGGAGACCAGTCAGCAGAAGCCACCGTCAACGTCAAGTTCTTCC AAAGGATCACCTTCAAGAACGCCCCCTCCCCCCAAGAGTTCAATGGAGGGGACAACGCCAACATCGTGTGTGACGTCATCAGCTCCCCTCCACCCACCATCATCTGGAAACACAAAGGAGCTAAGATTCAGATGGAGAAGGATG TCCGCTTTAAGATCCTGCCCAACAACCACCTGCAGATCCGAGGCATCAAGAAGACAGACGAGGGGTCGTACACCTGTGAGGGCCGCCTCATGGCCCGGGGAGAGATCGACCTGAAGATCATCAGGGTCATCGTCAACG tgctCCCTACCATCCGGGTGTGGCAGTCTGAGGTGAATGCCACAGCAGGCGTGGGCCAGTCTGCCATGTTGACCTGTGCGGCTGATGGATACCCAGAGCCCATGGTGACCTGGGCACG GGCCAGTGTTCTTCTGGAGTCAGGAGAGAAGTACAGCTTTAATGAGGACGGTTCAGAGATGACCATCATGGAGGTGGCCAAGCTGGATGAGGGAGAGTACACCTGCATCGCTAAGAACAAGGCTGGGGAGAGCGAACAGGAACTCAGCCTCAGAGTGTTTG TGAAACCTAAGATCACCTTCCTGCTGAACCAGAGCACGTCTGAGATGGAGGAGCAGGTGACTCTGACCTGTGAAGCGTCAGGGGACCCCACCCCCACCATCAACTGGAGCTTCGGCCTGCGTCCCTTCACTGAGGGAGAGCAG GCCTCTTGGACTCGGCCCGAGCAACACAAG AGTCTGGATGGGAACATCGTAGTGAGGAGTGATGCTCGTGTGTCCTCCCTCACGCTGAAGTACGCCAAGTTCACCGACGCTGGCCAGTACCTCTGCTCTGCACGCAACGCCATCGGAGTGGATTCTCAACCCGCCTACCTGGAAGTCCGCT ATGCCCCTAAGATCCAGGGCTCAGTGACAGTGTATACCTGGGAGGGAAATGCAGCTAACATCAGCTGTGAGGTCCTGGCCCACCCCAGTGACGTGTCCATGCTGTGGCTAAGGGACGGGTTTCAGCTTCCCAATGCTAACGTCACCAAAGCCAAGGTTTTCCAGAGCCCCACAGCCAGCTACCTGGAG GTCACCCCAGTGTCTGAGAATGACTTTGGGAGCTACAACTGTACTGCTTCCAATGAGATGGGCACAGGATCCAAGGAGTTCCTCCTCATTCAGGCTG atgTCCCGTCAGCCCCGTCCCTCAGGGAGGTGGAGCCGTTCTCCAGCTCAGCCAGGGTGGAGTTCCAGGGGCCTGACGCCACCGGGGGTGTACCCGTCCTCAGGTACCGGGCCGAGTGGAAGACTGTGGGCATGGGCAGCTGGGTGCAGAGGGTCTATGAGGTCCATGGAG GAGCTCTGAGTGAGGTAACCATCACAGGCCTGAAGCCTGGGACCAACTATTTGGTGAAGATGTCAGCCATCAATGGCAAGGGAGAGGGTGAAACTAGCCCCGCTGTGGTCTTCAAGACAGAGCCTGTCC GTTATTCTTACGCAA ATGGCATTTTTCATTTTTTCACTGAGGACTCAG AAG GGGAACCTGAACCGCCTAAGCTGGAGGGAACACTCCAAACCAAAGGCAACTCCCTCAAAGTCAACTGGTTCAAGCAGGACGATGGAGGCTCACCAATCACACACTACCTAGTCCGCTATAAACCA AAGCATCAGGCCGACTGGAAGCCAGAGATCCGGCTGCCCAGTGGCAGTGAGTATGTGGTTCTGAGCGGACTGGAGTGGAACACGGAGTACGATGTGTTTGTGgtggcagagaaccagcaggggaaGTCCCAACCTGGAACCCTGACGTTCAGAACCTCTCCAGAACCCGCTGCCATCCCAG CGACCCAGTGCTGTTCGTCTGTGACATACACTCTGATCTCCCTCATCCTGTCCATAGTAGCTGTGTTGCTGCTCTCATAG